A single Cryptomeria japonica unplaced genomic scaffold, Sugi_1.0 HiC_scaffold_233, whole genome shotgun sequence DNA region contains:
- the LOC131869073 gene encoding uncharacterized protein LOC131869073: MGKSMVITLILVVSLSLFNFHVSSAKRTILIGDRRMLPSCTDCHRYTSDPTCCHLPHHPNLSPLMEEVEHSSPQQKSVEKHFSPDEKSVERLSADEKTA, encoded by the coding sequence ATGGGGAAATCTATGGTCATCACGCTCATACTTGTTGTCTCCCTCAGTTTATTTAATTTCCATGTCTCCTCCGCTAAGCGTACCATTCTGATTGGAGACCGTCGAATGTTACCTAGTTGTACAGACTGCCACAGATATACTTCTGATCCTACTTGCTGCCATTTGCCACATCATCCTAATTTGTCACCACTCATGGAGGAAGTGGAGCATTCCTCACCACAGCAAAAATCAGTGGAGAAGCATTTCTCACCAGATGAGAAATCAGTAGAGCGTTTATCAGCAGATGAAAAAACGGCTTAA